One Gloeothece verrucosa PCC 7822 DNA window includes the following coding sequences:
- a CDS encoding PAS domain-containing sensor histidine kinase: MNNEVILLIPEGRDLTDSKALQEKLRECEERWQLAVQVIEHGHFDWNILSGETYQSPKLKAMLGYDDHEISNDYHQWQSLIHPEDLHLVNEKIRAYLERKSPHYVAEYRMRCKNNTYKSILATGQAKWDDNGQAVRMVGFYQDLSQQKQVRAEMEPLNPALETGQSLSFKGLFQDIVENIQMGLLVWHLEDPNDLESFRLIAANPAANQLIGKPLENCLGQRFVQCFPRAFTDNSVIIEAHAEVIRTRQAQAIPKFSYTQKDEPSKILTLKLFPLPNNCVGTAFEDITQQRQTEKALVESTRRYRLVVNSVKEIIFQTDLSGCWSFLNPAWTEITGYTVMESLNCHFSNFIFAPEDQQHCQEMFQALIKGEQEIFQAEFRCQTRDGNFRWLEMTAQLHQDEESDTYLGALGTINDITERKRTEAILQARAGELTRLNAVLLATTAQLEKRNQELDQFAYVASHDLKAPLRAIANLSVWIEEDIKDQLDEDTRHQMELLRGRVHRMEALINGLLQYSRVGRLKGQTEVINVGELLTEIVDSLAPPSEFRIEIVEPMPTLVTESFPLRQVLTNLISNALKHHHNNEGNIQISVEEKEEFYQFSITDDGPGIDPQYHEKIFGIFQTLEARDKTENTGIGLSIVKKTVESQKGKIWVDSKLGDGTTFRFTWPKTSISIH, translated from the coding sequence ATGAACAATGAGGTGATACTGTTGATTCCAGAAGGACGTGATTTAACAGACAGCAAAGCATTACAAGAAAAACTGCGAGAATGCGAAGAACGTTGGCAATTGGCGGTTCAAGTAATAGAACACGGCCATTTCGATTGGAATATTTTGAGCGGAGAAACCTATCAATCTCCGAAATTAAAAGCCATGCTCGGTTATGATGACCATGAAATCAGTAATGATTATCATCAGTGGCAAAGCTTAATTCATCCAGAAGACCTCCACTTAGTGAATGAAAAAATACGAGCTTATCTTGAGCGGAAAAGTCCTCATTATGTGGCTGAATACCGAATGCGCTGCAAAAATAACACTTATAAATCGATTTTAGCCACAGGACAGGCGAAATGGGATGACAACGGCCAAGCCGTTCGTATGGTGGGGTTTTATCAAGACTTGAGCCAACAAAAACAAGTGCGTGCCGAAATGGAGCCGCTCAACCCGGCCTTAGAAACAGGACAAAGCTTAAGCTTTAAGGGGCTATTTCAAGATATTGTCGAAAATATACAAATGGGGTTGCTGGTTTGGCATTTAGAAGATCCCAACGACTTAGAAAGTTTCCGCCTGATAGCCGCTAACCCGGCAGCGAATCAACTAATTGGGAAACCGTTAGAAAATTGTCTTGGCCAGCGTTTTGTTCAATGTTTTCCCAGAGCTTTTACAGATAATTCTGTCATCATTGAAGCTCATGCAGAAGTGATTCGGACTCGGCAAGCTCAAGCGATTCCTAAATTTAGTTATACTCAAAAGGATGAGCCGTCGAAAATATTAACGCTTAAGCTTTTTCCTCTGCCGAATAACTGTGTCGGTACGGCTTTTGAAGATATTACCCAACAGCGACAAACCGAAAAAGCCCTCGTGGAAAGTACCCGACGATATCGCTTAGTGGTTAATAGCGTCAAAGAGATCATTTTTCAAACCGATCTGAGCGGATGTTGGTCTTTTCTCAATCCCGCTTGGACCGAAATTACCGGTTATACCGTAATGGAAAGTCTCAATTGCCACTTTAGCAATTTTATTTTTGCCCCCGAAGACCAACAACATTGTCAAGAAATGTTTCAAGCCTTAATTAAGGGAGAACAAGAGATCTTTCAGGCTGAATTTCGTTGTCAAACTCGAGATGGTAACTTCCGTTGGTTAGAAATGACCGCTCAACTCCATCAAGATGAGGAATCTGACACCTACTTAGGCGCATTAGGCACCATTAATGATATCACTGAACGCAAGCGCACAGAGGCGATTTTACAAGCCCGTGCCGGCGAATTGACACGCTTAAATGCGGTTTTATTGGCGACAACGGCACAATTAGAGAAGCGCAACCAAGAACTGGATCAGTTTGCCTATGTGGCTTCCCATGACCTCAAAGCCCCTTTACGAGCCATTGCTAATCTTTCTGTCTGGATCGAAGAAGACATTAAAGATCAGCTAGACGAAGACACTCGCCATCAGATGGAACTGTTACGGGGACGGGTTCATCGGATGGAAGCTTTAATTAATGGTCTATTACAATATTCTCGGGTGGGGCGGCTCAAAGGCCAAACAGAAGTCATCAATGTAGGAGAACTTTTAACAGAAATTGTAGACTCTCTTGCGCCACCCTCAGAGTTTAGGATAGAAATTGTCGAGCCAATGCCTACCCTCGTGACGGAATCTTTTCCCCTACGACAAGTCTTGACAAATTTAATTAGTAATGCTCTAAAACATCATCATAATAATGAAGGAAATATTCAGATTTCAGTAGAAGAAAAAGAAGAATTCTACCAATTTTCCATCACCGATGATGGGCCGGGAATTGATCCCCAATATCATGAAAAAATATTTGGAATTTTTCAGACCCTAGAAGCCCGAGATAAAACTGAAAATACCGGCATCGGACTGTCCATCGTCAAAAAAACTGTAGAAAGTCAAAAAGGGAAGATTTGGGTAGACTCAAAGCTTGGTGATGGTACAACCTTTCGCTTTACTTGGCCGAAAACATCAATCTCTATCCATTGA
- a CDS encoding response regulator: MDKIRVVLVEDHDLSRVGLCAALQQNQDITLVGEAANGREALKVIRATQPDVAVVDIGLPDIDGIEVTQNLKHSSPEGEELRSKVLILTMHKTEDSVMAAFAAGADSYALKDVSLDNLVQAIKATHEGNTWIDPAIARIVLKQARRDALTSATVQKVPETVPAEPQKSVKIEGVDDEYAKLIENDPLTDRELDVLELIVAGCNNAQIAEKLYITVGTVKTHVRNILNKLCVNDRTQAAVRALRSGLVG; encoded by the coding sequence ATGGACAAAATTCGTGTAGTTTTAGTCGAAGATCATGATCTAAGCCGCGTAGGTTTGTGTGCTGCTCTACAACAGAATCAGGACATTACCTTAGTGGGTGAAGCCGCCAATGGGCGGGAAGCTTTAAAAGTCATCAGAGCGACTCAACCCGATGTGGCGGTTGTTGACATTGGTTTACCTGATATAGATGGCATTGAGGTAACACAAAATCTGAAACACTCAAGCCCCGAAGGAGAAGAACTGCGAAGCAAGGTATTAATTTTGACCATGCACAAGACTGAGGACTCAGTTATGGCGGCTTTTGCGGCTGGAGCAGATTCTTACGCTCTCAAAGATGTCAGTTTAGACAATTTAGTTCAAGCAATTAAAGCCACCCATGAAGGAAATACTTGGATTGATCCAGCGATCGCGCGAATTGTTCTTAAGCAAGCTAGAAGAGATGCTTTGACTTCCGCTACTGTTCAAAAAGTTCCTGAAACCGTTCCGGCTGAGCCGCAAAAGAGCGTTAAAATTGAAGGCGTTGACGATGAATACGCAAAACTGATCGAAAACGACCCTTTAACTGATCGAGAATTAGATGTATTAGAGTTAATTGTTGCCGGTTGTAATAATGCTCAAATTGCTGAAAAACTCTATATTACCGTAGGAACCGTTAAAACTCATGTACGAAATATTCTTAATAAACTCTGTGTTAATGATCGCACTCAAGCGGCAGTAAGAGCTTTACGGTCTGGGCTAGTTGGCTAA